A stretch of Synechococcus sp. MIT S9220 DNA encodes these proteins:
- the efp gene encoding elongation factor P, whose translation MISSNDFRTGTTIELDGAVWRVVEFLHVKPGKGSAFVRTKLKAVQTGSVVDKTFRAGEMLPQAVLEKATLQHTYMEGEDYVFMDMSSYEETRLTAQQIGDSRKYLKEGMEVSVVSWNEKPLEVELPNSVVLEITQTDPGVKGDTATGGTKPAILETGAQVMVPLFLSIGEKIKVDTRNDSYLGRESS comes from the coding sequence ATGATCTCCAGCAACGACTTTCGCACCGGCACCACGATCGAGCTCGACGGTGCCGTTTGGCGCGTGGTCGAGTTCCTGCACGTGAAGCCTGGCAAAGGGTCGGCCTTCGTTCGCACCAAGCTCAAGGCGGTTCAGACCGGGAGCGTTGTCGACAAAACCTTCCGTGCCGGAGAGATGCTTCCTCAGGCTGTTCTGGAGAAAGCCACTCTCCAGCACACCTATATGGAGGGTGAGGACTATGTCTTTATGGACATGTCGAGCTATGAGGAAACTCGCCTCACCGCTCAGCAGATCGGTGACAGCCGCAAGTACCTCAAGGAGGGCATGGAAGTGAGTGTGGTCTCGTGGAACGAGAAGCCCCTCGAAGTGGAATTGCCCAACTCCGTTGTGCTGGAGATCACCCAGACCGATCCTGGTGTGAAAGGTGATACTGCCACCGGTGGAACCAAGCCTGCGATCCTTGAAACTGGTGCTCAGGTGATGGTTCCTCTGTTTCTCTCGATTGGCGAGAAGATCAAGGTGGACACGCGCAATGATTCCTATCTGGGTCGGGAGAGCAGCTGA
- a CDS encoding peptidylprolyl isomerase: protein MPKSFQHLGFSLAIRLGFQRFSAWLISLLIMVGLAWTPPALAGLPQGNAVQDPAAILRDSLPMHQQDLRDLQHQLEGTSDDLRAKRWSALGRGLKRTQSLLSNRREAIIAAMPSDDQSKAEQILDAVADDLNVLQERIENKDKAGFIQSRRKTLSQIGDLESLLIDDRLPDIPSEFDDLPRLAGRATVVIETTEGDLTAVVDGYNAPLTAGAFIDLSLKGFYDGLPFNRAEDFYILQSGDPKGPDIGYVDPKTKQERHVPLEIRVPDEPETLYNQTFEDVGMFKATPVLPFATLGTLGWAHSDQALDDGSSQFFLFLYEAELTPAGLNLVDGRNAAFGYVVDGFDVLEELGVNDEIKRIKVVEGADRLQQHA from the coding sequence GTGCCAAAGTCCTTTCAGCACCTGGGGTTCTCCTTGGCGATTCGGTTGGGATTTCAACGCTTTAGCGCATGGCTTATCAGCCTGCTGATCATGGTTGGCCTGGCCTGGACCCCACCCGCCTTGGCGGGACTCCCCCAGGGAAACGCCGTGCAGGATCCAGCAGCGATCCTGCGTGATTCGTTGCCCATGCATCAGCAGGACCTGCGCGATCTTCAACATCAACTTGAAGGCACCAGTGATGACTTGCGTGCCAAGCGCTGGAGTGCTCTCGGACGCGGTCTCAAACGCACGCAATCCCTGCTGAGCAACAGAAGGGAGGCGATCATCGCCGCGATGCCCAGCGATGATCAATCCAAGGCCGAGCAGATCCTTGATGCAGTGGCCGATGACCTGAACGTTCTGCAGGAACGCATTGAAAACAAAGACAAAGCCGGGTTTATCCAGTCACGACGCAAGACCCTCAGCCAGATCGGTGATCTGGAATCACTGCTGATTGATGATCGGCTGCCTGACATCCCGTCGGAATTCGACGACCTGCCACGGCTGGCAGGCCGAGCCACCGTGGTCATCGAAACCACTGAAGGCGATCTCACGGCTGTGGTGGATGGTTACAACGCACCGCTGACTGCGGGTGCATTCATTGATCTCAGCCTGAAGGGCTTCTATGACGGCCTGCCCTTCAACCGTGCGGAAGATTTCTACATCCTGCAGAGCGGAGATCCCAAAGGACCTGACATTGGCTATGTGGATCCAAAAACCAAGCAGGAACGCCACGTGCCCTTGGAAATCCGTGTTCCCGATGAACCGGAAACTCTTTACAACCAAACCTTCGAAGACGTCGGCATGTTCAAAGCCACTCCGGTGCTTCCCTTTGCCACCCTGGGAACGCTGGGTTGGGCACACTCCGATCAGGCCCTTGATGACGGCTCATCCCAGTTCTTTCTGTTTCTCTACGAAGCAGAGCTGACACCAGCAGGGCTGAATCTGGTGGATGGGCGCAATGCAGCCTTCGGTTATGTCGTTGACGGATTCGATGTGCTCGAGGAACTGGGCGTCAACGATGAGATCAAACGGATCAAAGTGGTCGAAGGGGCCGATCGACTCCAGCAGCACGCCTGA
- a CDS encoding 4-hydroxythreonine-4-phosphate dehydrogenase, with translation MLRWLVIGLLLYGLGTAFREGWLEVQWSRLLHDAGLTFIDPDQPLKLDQVPLLSPKRSESDSP, from the coding sequence ATGCTGCGTTGGCTGGTGATCGGCCTGTTGCTCTACGGCCTGGGAACGGCGTTTCGGGAGGGATGGCTGGAAGTTCAGTGGAGTCGCTTGTTGCATGATGCAGGTCTGACCTTTATCGATCCTGATCAGCCCTTGAAGCTGGATCAGGTTCCTCTGCTTAGCCCGAAGCGCTCTGAGTCGGATTCCCCATGA
- a CDS encoding serine protease inhibitor, whose translation MLPRSAGNRSMVVETGESTALRRLAATVFASVLVSAAFVLAPEQPEQQASICQQHHSAEACRVW comes from the coding sequence ATGCTGCCTCGAAGTGCTGGCAATCGCAGCATGGTCGTGGAAACTGGCGAGAGCACTGCTCTGCGTCGCTTGGCGGCAACCGTCTTCGCCTCGGTGTTGGTGAGTGCGGCCTTTGTGCTGGCACCCGAGCAGCCTGAACAGCAGGCCTCAATTTGTCAGCAGCATCATTCAGCAGAAGCTTGCAGAGTTTGGTGA
- the murB gene encoding UDP-N-acetylmuramate dehydrogenase, with the protein MSVDTDSLRDLKEQGILQEQVSLAHYTTWRVGGPAQWLGEPNQTQQISTLLHWAANEGLPVRVIGAGSNLLIADAGLPGLTLCLRRLQGLELNAQTGRVRASSGEPIPTLARRAARKGLQGLEWAVGIPGTVGGAAVMNAGAQGGCTAERLLSVDVVPLQGDDFRIRRLERESLDFAYRHSALQTQPFLVVAAEFQLEAGHDPTELQQRTSENLNHRTSTQPYKQPSCGSVFRNPEPAKAGRLIEGLGLKGRRVGGAQVSEVHANFIVNTGGARAADIRNLIGLVQQEVADAHGIQLQPEVKRLGFEMAA; encoded by the coding sequence ATGTCAGTCGACACTGACAGCTTGAGAGACCTGAAGGAACAGGGAATCCTGCAAGAGCAGGTGTCCCTGGCCCACTACACAACCTGGCGAGTGGGCGGACCAGCGCAATGGTTGGGCGAACCGAATCAAACCCAGCAGATTTCCACCCTGCTCCATTGGGCAGCAAACGAAGGATTACCCGTCCGTGTGATCGGTGCAGGCTCCAATCTGCTGATTGCTGATGCAGGGCTTCCAGGACTCACTCTCTGCCTGAGACGGCTGCAGGGACTTGAACTGAACGCCCAGACCGGCAGGGTGCGGGCAAGTTCTGGTGAACCGATCCCGACCTTGGCAAGGCGTGCGGCGCGAAAAGGATTGCAAGGGCTGGAGTGGGCCGTGGGCATCCCTGGCACGGTCGGCGGAGCCGCTGTGATGAACGCCGGTGCCCAGGGTGGTTGTACCGCTGAACGGCTGCTCAGCGTGGATGTGGTTCCTCTGCAAGGCGATGATTTCAGGATCCGGAGGCTTGAGCGGGAATCACTCGATTTCGCGTACCGCCACAGTGCTCTACAGACCCAACCCTTCCTGGTGGTGGCCGCCGAATTTCAGCTGGAAGCAGGTCATGATCCGACCGAGCTGCAACAGCGCACCAGCGAAAATCTCAACCATCGCACCAGCACCCAGCCCTACAAGCAACCGAGCTGTGGCAGCGTCTTTCGCAATCCAGAACCTGCAAAGGCCGGTCGTTTGATCGAAGGTCTTGGCCTGAAAGGCCGCCGTGTCGGTGGGGCGCAGGTCTCTGAAGTGCACGCCAACTTCATTGTCAACACTGGAGGAGCCCGGGCTGCAGATATCCGCAACCTGATTGGCTTGGTGCAACAGGAGGTAGCCGATGCCCACGGCATCCAGCTCCAGCCTGAAGTGAAACGACTGGGGTTCGAGATGGCGGCCTAA
- the accB gene encoding acetyl-CoA carboxylase biotin carboxyl carrier protein — protein MQLDHDQLHKLLDALGESDIQEFRLEGDDFRLEVRRNLPVTAVAAPVVPVAQVPAPVPVVDVPAQGESASAAPPAAAGSRSDLVDVTAPMVGTFYTAPAPGEAPFVEIGNRINAGQTICILEAMKLMNELEAEVAGEVVEILVDNGTPVEFGQVLMRVKPG, from the coding sequence ATGCAACTCGATCACGATCAGCTGCACAAGCTTTTGGATGCCCTGGGTGAAAGCGATATCCAGGAGTTCCGCCTTGAAGGCGACGACTTCCGTCTGGAAGTTCGTCGCAACCTGCCGGTTACAGCCGTCGCTGCCCCGGTGGTCCCTGTTGCTCAGGTTCCAGCACCGGTGCCAGTCGTTGATGTTCCCGCCCAGGGAGAATCAGCCTCAGCGGCTCCACCGGCTGCGGCGGGTTCCCGTTCTGACCTGGTCGATGTCACAGCACCAATGGTCGGCACCTTCTACACCGCTCCTGCCCCAGGTGAAGCTCCCTTCGTGGAGATCGGTAATCGGATCAATGCCGGTCAGACAATCTGCATTCTTGAAGCCATGAAGCTCATGAACGAGCTGGAGGCCGAGGTCGCAGGTGAAGTGGTTGAAATCCTTGTGGATAACGGCACCCCGGTGGAATTCGGTCAGGTGCTGATGCGCGTCAAGCCCGGCTGA
- the murC gene encoding UDP-N-acetylmuramate--L-alanine ligase: MSRSLDSPSSVHFIGAGGIGMSALARILLSRGHQVSGSDRKMSPAMEALQSLGMVAFASQTANNFDELKTRGLATPLVVISSAIPESNAELAAARQLQLTVWHRSDLLAALIDQQPSIAVAGSHGKTTTSTVVTSLLHSAGEDPTAVIGGIVPCYGSNGHAGSGRLLVAEADESDGSLVKFNATLGVITNLELDHTDHYRDLDDLITTMRRFAAGCGRLLANQDDPILSEHFQADAWWSVQRSDNVDFAALPVALEGDHTVADLYEQAEYVGRITLPLPGLHNLSNALGALAACRLEGIPLERLVTHLNELKTPGRRFDYRGDWQGRLVVDDYAHHPSEVAATLAMAALMVSSGRSPLPRSPKRLLAVFQPHRYSRTQEFQNEFAVALSNVDIVVLAPVFSAGETPIPGVSSKALASCIQQHSADQTVLVADTMDELADLVREHSCADDLVLAMGAGDVNSLWSRLSPNALQEQTSCQSTLTA; this comes from the coding sequence TTGAGCAGATCGCTTGACAGCCCTTCCTCAGTGCACTTCATCGGTGCAGGCGGAATCGGCATGTCTGCCCTGGCGAGAATTCTGCTCAGCCGCGGTCACCAGGTGAGTGGCTCCGACCGCAAGATGTCCCCAGCAATGGAGGCCCTGCAGTCGCTTGGCATGGTGGCTTTCGCCTCGCAAACTGCAAATAATTTTGATGAACTGAAAACACGTGGTTTAGCTACACCCTTGGTGGTGATCAGCAGCGCCATCCCCGAAAGCAATGCTGAACTGGCCGCGGCCCGGCAATTGCAGCTAACTGTCTGGCACCGCTCCGATCTGCTCGCTGCCCTGATCGATCAACAGCCTTCAATTGCGGTCGCGGGAAGTCACGGCAAAACCACCACAAGCACAGTGGTGACGTCACTTCTTCACAGCGCTGGTGAAGATCCAACCGCTGTGATTGGTGGAATCGTTCCCTGCTACGGAAGCAACGGACATGCGGGCTCCGGCCGGCTGCTGGTGGCAGAAGCCGATGAATCCGATGGCTCCCTGGTGAAATTCAACGCAACTCTGGGAGTGATTACGAACCTGGAACTGGATCACACCGATCACTACAGGGATCTCGATGATCTGATCACCACCATGCGCCGCTTCGCCGCCGGTTGCGGTCGATTGCTTGCCAATCAGGACGACCCGATCCTGAGCGAACACTTCCAAGCTGATGCCTGGTGGTCAGTGCAACGCAGCGACAATGTTGATTTCGCCGCTCTGCCGGTAGCCCTTGAAGGCGATCACACGGTTGCCGATCTCTATGAACAGGCTGAGTATGTCGGCCGAATCACGTTGCCGCTGCCAGGGCTGCACAACCTGAGCAATGCCCTGGGGGCTCTCGCTGCCTGTCGTTTGGAAGGAATTCCTCTCGAGCGTCTGGTGACCCACCTGAATGAACTCAAGACACCTGGACGCCGCTTCGACTATCGGGGCGACTGGCAGGGACGTCTGGTGGTGGACGACTACGCCCATCACCCCAGTGAAGTGGCGGCGACCCTGGCGATGGCCGCTCTGATGGTGTCCAGTGGGCGAAGCCCACTGCCGCGAAGTCCAAAACGACTGTTGGCGGTCTTCCAACCGCATCGATACAGCCGCACTCAGGAATTTCAGAACGAATTCGCGGTGGCGCTCTCCAACGTCGACATCGTTGTTTTGGCTCCGGTGTTTTCAGCCGGTGAAACTCCAATCCCCGGTGTCAGCAGCAAAGCCCTGGCATCGTGCATTCAGCAACACAGTGCCGATCAGACGGTTCTGGTGGCCGACACCATGGACGAACTGGCTGATCTTGTTCGGGAGCACAGCTGTGCCGATGACCTCGTACTGGCCATGGGAGCCGGTGATGTGAACAGTCTCTGGTCACGGCTGTCACCGAACGCCTTGCAGGAGCAGACGTCATGTCAGTCGACACTGACAGCTTGA
- the thiL gene encoding thiamine-phosphate kinase — MTVTLAGLGEAELLRRLARFAPPGQLADDTCTLAADSRQLLVNTDVLVDGIHFSDRTTSPADVGWRAVATNLSDLAASGAVAVDGITVALVAPGSTPWSWVEDLYCGISEALNCYGGILLGGDCSAGTEKLISVTALGRLGPLRLHRGDACPGDWLVTSGPHGLSRLGLALLQGDPTLDGTSALMEALQHQAISQHRRPRPRLDALTTLLENKPENLPWRAAGTDSSDGLLAAVQALCNSSECGAQLTHDWLPRAEGWPSGELWDQWCLNGGEDFELVLSLPALWAQRWLEHQPDSQRIGCITAESNQIVWSETSRPVTAAEFDHFGSALNDE, encoded by the coding sequence GTGACGGTCACACTGGCTGGGCTGGGTGAAGCGGAGCTGCTCAGGCGGCTAGCTCGCTTCGCTCCTCCTGGCCAGCTGGCTGATGACACGTGCACCCTGGCCGCCGACTCCCGGCAGCTGCTGGTGAACACCGACGTGCTTGTGGATGGAATTCACTTCAGTGACCGCACCACAAGTCCAGCGGATGTGGGCTGGCGGGCCGTGGCAACCAACCTGTCGGATCTGGCAGCCAGCGGCGCCGTTGCTGTGGATGGGATCACAGTGGCTCTGGTGGCACCGGGAAGCACTCCATGGAGCTGGGTTGAGGATCTGTACTGCGGTATCAGCGAAGCGCTCAACTGCTATGGAGGGATCCTGCTGGGAGGAGACTGCTCCGCAGGCACAGAAAAACTGATCTCGGTCACCGCACTCGGTCGACTCGGGCCTTTACGCCTGCATCGTGGTGATGCTTGTCCAGGCGATTGGCTCGTCACCAGCGGGCCCCATGGACTAAGCCGTTTAGGGCTAGCACTGCTTCAAGGTGATCCGACTCTGGATGGCACCAGTGCACTGATGGAAGCCCTTCAACACCAGGCCATCAGCCAACATCGCCGCCCCAGACCCAGGCTGGATGCCTTAACCACGCTGCTCGAGAACAAACCTGAAAACTTGCCCTGGAGAGCCGCCGGCACGGATAGCAGTGACGGTCTCCTGGCGGCGGTGCAGGCTCTTTGCAACAGCAGTGAGTGCGGAGCTCAACTCACCCATGACTGGCTTCCGCGAGCGGAAGGCTGGCCCTCTGGCGAGCTCTGGGATCAATGGTGCCTGAACGGTGGTGAGGATTTTGAATTGGTGCTGAGTCTCCCAGCCCTCTGGGCCCAACGCTGGCTTGAACATCAACCGGACAGCCAGCGCATCGGCTGTATCACCGCGGAGAGCAATCAGATCGTCTGGAGTGAGACCAGCCGTCCTGTGACCGCTGCAGAGTTTGATCACTTCGGCTCTGCTCTGAATGATGAGTGA
- a CDS encoding HNH endonuclease: MHNRDAVFLEDLCPKLRVRRWRQSLHTYTGKSCIYCGKQSESIDHILPRAKGGLSTTENCVPACLSCNGHKSDSEVFDWYRRQRFYDPRRAMAIRAWMDGDLRLALRLLQWAQPELNQTSHASMAPDASLNHQSHQNWGLEAA; this comes from the coding sequence ATGCATAACAGGGACGCGGTTTTCCTTGAAGATCTATGCCCCAAACTGCGAGTCCGAAGATGGCGTCAATCACTACATACTTACACCGGTAAAAGCTGTATTTACTGCGGAAAACAATCTGAATCGATTGATCATATTCTTCCAAGAGCTAAGGGCGGTTTAAGCACCACCGAAAACTGCGTTCCAGCCTGTCTCTCATGCAATGGGCACAAATCTGATTCTGAAGTTTTTGATTGGTATCGACGCCAACGCTTTTACGATCCGCGACGAGCCATGGCGATCCGTGCCTGGATGGATGGAGATTTGCGGCTTGCCCTGAGACTTCTGCAGTGGGCTCAACCCGAATTGAATCAAACCTCTCATGCATCAATGGCACCTGATGCATCACTCAATCACCAGAGTCATCAGAACTGGGGCCTCGAGGCTGCCTGA
- the pdxA gene encoding 4-hydroxythreonine-4-phosphate dehydrogenase PdxA — MTPSIECHDAKQRLVIALGDPAGIGMEVTLKALADPRRPGDMPMPLLVGCKASLQKTADQLRVHSQDPIADPDALSIEDLPVPGGPLEPGDAGPTSGEAGFQWLSRAVELVQQQQARALVTAPIAKHAWHQAGHRYPGQTERLAELDGRNTASMLFTAVSPATGWRLNTLLATTHIPLGQVPEVLTADLVERKLDELAGFCLRFNPAPQLLVAGLNPHAGEQGQLGGEEQQWLNPLLERWASKHPCVQLRGPLPPDTCWLSAAEAWSNSAGQVGPDGILALYHDQGLIPVKLLAFDQAVNTTLGLSFLRTSPDHGTGFDIAGQGVARGTSMLAAIQAAWELSRA; from the coding sequence ATGACCCCATCCATCGAATGCCATGACGCTAAGCAGCGCCTCGTAATCGCACTCGGTGATCCTGCTGGGATCGGCATGGAAGTCACGCTGAAAGCCCTGGCTGATCCCAGGCGGCCAGGGGACATGCCGATGCCTCTGCTTGTCGGCTGCAAGGCCAGCCTGCAAAAGACCGCTGACCAGCTCAGAGTGCATTCGCAGGATCCCATCGCAGATCCAGATGCATTGAGCATTGAGGATTTACCAGTGCCCGGAGGGCCTCTCGAACCCGGCGACGCAGGACCAACAAGTGGAGAGGCAGGTTTCCAATGGCTGAGCAGAGCTGTGGAGCTGGTCCAACAGCAACAAGCACGGGCACTGGTGACCGCACCGATCGCGAAACATGCCTGGCATCAAGCCGGACATCGCTATCCCGGGCAGACCGAACGTCTTGCGGAACTGGATGGACGCAACACTGCCTCGATGCTGTTCACGGCTGTCTCACCGGCAACCGGATGGAGGCTGAACACCTTGCTGGCCACCACACACATCCCGCTTGGACAAGTACCAGAGGTTCTCACGGCGGATCTGGTTGAACGCAAGCTCGATGAACTCGCAGGGTTCTGCCTGCGTTTCAATCCCGCTCCTCAATTGCTGGTGGCCGGACTCAACCCACATGCCGGAGAGCAAGGACAACTGGGAGGTGAAGAGCAGCAGTGGCTGAACCCGCTACTGGAGCGCTGGGCGAGCAAGCATCCTTGCGTGCAACTGAGAGGCCCCCTCCCTCCAGACACGTGCTGGTTGAGTGCTGCTGAAGCATGGAGCAACAGTGCTGGTCAGGTCGGACCTGATGGAATCCTGGCCTTGTATCACGATCAGGGTCTGATTCCGGTGAAGTTGCTGGCCTTCGATCAGGCCGTGAACACCACTCTGGGCTTGTCTTTTCTACGAACCTCCCCCGACCACGGCACCGGCTTCGACATCGCCGGACAAGGAGTGGCAAGAGGAACAAGCATGCTGGCCGCCATCCAGGCGGCCTGGGAACTCAGCCGGGCTTGA
- the gap gene encoding type I glyceraldehyde-3-phosphate dehydrogenase translates to MTLRVAINGFGRIGRNVMRGWISRGADTDIEIVGVNATSDPKTSAHLLTYDSILGKLDPSVKIETTDDSMIVNGKQVKFFSDRNPLNCPWKDWGVDLVLESTGVFNTDEKASMHIQAGAKKVILTAPGKGPKVGTFVVGVNEDQYRHEDFDILSNASCTTNCLAPLVKVIDQSIGINRGLMTTIHSYTGDQRILDNNHRDLRRARAAAVNMVPTSTGAAQAVALVYPPVKGKFTGIAMRVPTPNVSAVDLVFESNRASSVDEIKSILKAAADGPMSKIIKYGDLPLVSSDYAGTNQSTIFDADLTLAMGDNFFKIVAWYDNEWGYSQRVVDLAEVVARNWK, encoded by the coding sequence ATGACTCTGCGCGTTGCGATCAATGGATTCGGCCGAATCGGTCGCAATGTGATGCGGGGTTGGATCAGCCGTGGCGCTGACACCGACATCGAGATTGTGGGCGTCAATGCCACCTCGGACCCCAAGACCAGTGCTCACCTGCTGACCTACGACTCCATTCTGGGCAAGCTCGATCCCAGCGTGAAGATCGAAACCACTGACGACTCGATGATCGTCAATGGCAAGCAGGTGAAGTTCTTCTCCGACCGCAATCCCCTCAATTGCCCCTGGAAGGACTGGGGCGTGGATCTGGTTCTTGAGTCGACCGGTGTCTTCAACACCGACGAGAAGGCCAGCATGCACATTCAGGCCGGTGCCAAGAAGGTGATTCTCACCGCTCCTGGCAAAGGCCCCAAGGTCGGCACGTTCGTGGTCGGTGTGAATGAGGATCAATACCGTCATGAAGATTTCGACATCCTCAGCAACGCCAGCTGCACCACCAACTGCCTCGCCCCGCTGGTGAAAGTGATCGATCAGTCGATCGGCATTAACCGTGGCCTAATGACCACCATTCACAGTTACACAGGCGACCAGAGGATTCTCGACAACAACCATCGCGATCTGCGTCGTGCTCGTGCCGCTGCTGTGAACATGGTTCCCACCTCCACGGGTGCAGCCCAAGCCGTGGCTCTGGTCTACCCCCCTGTGAAGGGCAAGTTCACTGGTATCGCCATGCGCGTTCCGACTCCGAACGTTTCAGCCGTTGATCTCGTGTTCGAGTCCAACCGCGCCTCTTCCGTGGATGAGATCAAATCGATCCTCAAGGCAGCTGCTGATGGTCCGATGAGCAAGATCATCAAGTACGGCGATCTGCCCTTGGTGTCCAGCGACTACGCCGGCACGAATCAGTCGACCATTTTTGACGCGGATCTGACCCTTGCCATGGGTGACAACTTCTTCAAAATCGTTGCCTGGTACGACAACGAGTGGGGCTACAGCCAAAGAGTTGTGGACCTTGCCGAGGTCGTGGCCAGGAACTGGAAATAA
- a CDS encoding SDR family oxidoreductase, whose protein sequence is MTESLVNRCQSLPAGSTLCILGAGFSGRRLAALAEALNIRVLTTSRNPDPESRDLRFDTAQNLIPTDAELDGVTHLLSTIPPGRDQNDPVLRTLGPQLRQLPLRWAGYLSTTGVYGNTEGAWVSEADPPQPGQDRSRRRLVCEQEWMNSGLPVQILRLPGIYGPGRSPLAAVKAGSLKPVHKPGQVFCRVHVDDIAAACLHLMHCSAAGQHPPVVNLCDHEPAPSHVMQRHAADLLDCDLPETRNYTDAEADMSAMARSFWAENRRVSNDLLCKTLGYTMVHPNFRSGLAHCLEAERLMGNPTQSASG, encoded by the coding sequence ATGACGGAATCACTTGTCAACCGTTGCCAATCACTGCCCGCTGGATCCACGTTGTGCATCCTTGGAGCCGGCTTCAGTGGACGCCGGCTGGCGGCACTGGCTGAGGCCCTGAACATCAGGGTGCTCACCACGAGCAGAAACCCCGATCCCGAGAGCAGAGATCTACGTTTTGACACTGCCCAAAACCTGATACCAACGGACGCTGAGCTGGATGGCGTGACCCATCTACTGAGCACGATTCCACCAGGGCGGGATCAGAACGACCCTGTGTTGCGGACACTGGGGCCTCAGCTCAGGCAACTACCGCTTCGTTGGGCGGGCTATCTGTCGACCACAGGCGTCTATGGCAACACAGAGGGGGCCTGGGTGAGCGAAGCGGATCCACCACAACCCGGTCAGGACCGCAGCCGCAGACGCCTGGTCTGTGAACAGGAGTGGATGAACAGTGGTCTGCCAGTGCAGATTCTGCGTTTACCAGGGATCTACGGACCAGGTCGCTCACCCCTCGCGGCTGTGAAGGCCGGCAGCCTGAAGCCTGTCCATAAGCCGGGCCAGGTGTTCTGCCGGGTGCATGTCGATGACATCGCCGCGGCCTGCCTGCACTTAATGCACTGCTCTGCTGCAGGACAGCACCCTCCCGTCGTGAACCTCTGTGATCATGAGCCCGCTCCCAGTCATGTGATGCAGCGCCATGCCGCAGACCTTTTGGACTGCGACCTTCCAGAGACTCGCAATTACACGGATGCTGAAGCTGACATGAGCGCCATGGCCCGAAGTTTCTGGGCCGAAAACCGCAGAGTGAGCAACGATCTTCTCTGCAAGACACTTGGCTACACCATGGTTCATCCCAACTTCCGCAGTGGGCTTGCCCACTGTCTGGAAGCGGAAAGACTCATGGGGAATCCGACTCAGAGCGCTTCGGGCTAA